The following coding sequences are from one Lysinibacillus sp. FSL W8-0992 window:
- a CDS encoding metal ABC transporter solute-binding protein, Zn/Mn family gives MKRLLGVFVLMMLLFGCSAEKNETGKREGVVVATTGHIGDVIKEIGGDHLTVSALMGPGVDPHLYKATQSDLSKLENAEVIFYNGLQLEGQMLDIFDQMSKDKTVLAVGDKLDKDKLLDSEDEGLLHDPHIWFNIDLWKQVVEAVTETLVKEYPEYKDDFKANETAFLKKLDELQTYAKERINEIPEKQRILVTAHDAFNYFGESQGFEVRGLQGLSTEAEYGVKDVQEMVDFLVDNKIKAIFVESSVSDKAMKAVIEGAKQKGHDIVIGGELFSDAMGAEGTKEGTYIGMYQHNIDTIVDALK, from the coding sequence ATGAAACGTTTATTAGGTGTATTTGTTTTAATGATGTTACTTTTTGGTTGTAGCGCAGAAAAAAATGAAACTGGAAAAAGGGAAGGGGTCGTTGTTGCAACGACAGGGCATATTGGCGATGTTATTAAAGAAATTGGCGGTGACCATTTAACTGTTTCAGCTTTAATGGGACCTGGTGTTGATCCACATTTGTACAAGGCAACACAAAGTGATTTATCAAAATTAGAAAACGCTGAAGTAATTTTTTATAACGGTTTACAATTGGAAGGCCAAATGCTCGATATTTTCGATCAAATGTCAAAAGATAAAACGGTATTAGCTGTTGGTGATAAGTTAGATAAAGATAAGCTACTTGATAGTGAAGATGAAGGGCTACTACACGATCCGCATATATGGTTTAACATTGACCTTTGGAAACAAGTTGTAGAAGCGGTAACGGAAACACTTGTGAAAGAATATCCAGAGTATAAGGATGATTTTAAAGCAAATGAAACAGCTTTTTTGAAAAAATTAGATGAATTGCAAACTTACGCGAAAGAGCGTATTAATGAAATTCCAGAAAAACAACGTATATTAGTAACGGCCCACGATGCGTTTAACTATTTTGGTGAGAGCCAAGGTTTTGAAGTTCGTGGCTTACAAGGGCTTAGTACAGAAGCAGAATATGGTGTGAAAGACGTACAGGAAATGGTAGATTTCTTAGTTGATAACAAAATCAAAGCTATTTTTGTAGAGTCAAGCGTTTCAGATAAAGCGATGAAAGCCGTAATAGAAGGAGCAAAACAGAAAGGGCATGACATTGTTATTGGTGGAGAGTTATTTTCAGATGCTATGGGTGCTGAAGGAACAAAAGAAGGCACATACATTGGGATGTATCAACATAACATCGACACAATTGTCGATGCACTGAAGTAG
- the ade gene encoding adenine deaminase, whose protein sequence is MVEKVQQLAENIQASQGKMEADFILRNAQVADVFTLTWKNADIVVKNGQIVALDTQNRFIAHDEEDAEGHYVIPGLMDGHIHIESSMLTPSEFSRVLVPHGVTTVITDPHEIANVAGAEGIQFMLDDAKKAEMDIFVMLPSSVPGTRFEHAGATLTATDLAPFMTNDNVRGLAEVMDFPAVLNGEKNMLEKIRLAQQANLVVDGHCAGLTSTQITGYRAAGIHTDHECVTAEEALDRIEQGMYVLIREGSAAKNLRDLLPAVNTINARRFGFCTDDKYVDELMEEGSINFDIKMAIEEGMEPLQAIQIATINVAECYRLYDRGAIAPGYKADFVLVEDVTKMRAQAVWKNGIKVAEKGTMLTARVEPEVPAHIHRSVHLPPITTDMIAIPFTKGSKANVMEIVPNQLITNHLVVDVPVTMGKFIPSVEQDLLKLAVIERHHHLHTTGLGIVKGFGLQKGAVATTVAHDSHNALVVGTNDDDMVMALNRIQEIQGGFVIVADGKILAEMPLTIGGLMTDATAHDAKMQLASLHTALNELNPNLDFHFLLTFSFVALPVIPSLKLTDSGLFDVTTFQHISVEA, encoded by the coding sequence ATGGTAGAAAAAGTACAGCAGCTAGCAGAAAATATACAGGCTTCACAGGGGAAAATGGAGGCAGATTTTATTTTGCGTAATGCACAAGTTGCAGATGTTTTTACTTTAACGTGGAAGAATGCAGATATTGTTGTGAAGAATGGGCAAATTGTAGCTCTCGATACACAAAATCGTTTTATTGCTCACGATGAGGAAGATGCTGAAGGGCATTATGTTATCCCAGGCTTAATGGATGGGCATATACATATTGAATCATCAATGCTTACGCCTTCTGAATTTAGTCGCGTGCTTGTTCCTCACGGCGTGACGACTGTCATCACAGATCCGCATGAAATAGCAAATGTTGCAGGTGCTGAAGGCATCCAGTTTATGCTAGATGATGCGAAAAAAGCGGAAATGGATATTTTTGTAATGCTGCCTTCCAGCGTGCCAGGCACTCGTTTTGAACATGCAGGGGCCACACTTACTGCTACAGACTTAGCCCCTTTTATGACCAATGATAATGTACGTGGATTAGCAGAGGTGATGGATTTTCCAGCTGTGCTGAATGGCGAAAAGAACATGCTTGAAAAAATTAGGTTAGCACAACAAGCTAACCTTGTTGTAGACGGACATTGTGCAGGATTGACTAGCACACAAATTACAGGTTACCGAGCGGCAGGCATTCATACTGATCATGAGTGTGTGACAGCGGAAGAAGCGTTAGATCGTATAGAGCAAGGAATGTATGTATTAATACGTGAAGGCTCAGCAGCTAAAAATTTACGTGATTTATTACCGGCTGTAAATACAATTAATGCGCGTCGCTTTGGTTTTTGTACAGATGACAAGTATGTTGACGAATTAATGGAAGAGGGAAGCATCAACTTTGATATCAAGATGGCGATTGAAGAAGGAATGGAGCCATTGCAAGCTATTCAAATAGCTACAATTAACGTAGCTGAGTGCTATCGTTTATACGATCGAGGGGCAATAGCACCAGGCTATAAAGCCGACTTTGTCTTAGTGGAAGATGTTACGAAAATGCGAGCGCAAGCTGTCTGGAAAAATGGCATCAAAGTTGCTGAAAAAGGTACAATGCTAACGGCGCGTGTAGAACCCGAAGTGCCTGCTCATATCCATCGCTCTGTGCATTTGCCACCTATTACTACGGACATGATTGCCATTCCATTTACAAAAGGATCAAAAGCTAATGTAATGGAGATTGTTCCTAATCAGCTTATTACCAATCATTTAGTAGTAGATGTACCGGTTACGATGGGTAAATTTATTCCATCTGTAGAGCAGGATTTACTAAAGTTGGCTGTAATCGAGCGCCACCATCATTTGCACACAACAGGTCTTGGTATTGTGAAAGGTTTTGGATTGCAAAAAGGTGCGGTTGCAACGACAGTAGCACATGACTCTCACAATGCACTAGTCGTTGGAACGAATGATGATGATATGGTCATGGCCCTTAATCGTATTCAAGAAATTCAAGGGGGATTTGTGATCGTAGCAGACGGCAAAATATTAGCAGAAATGCCATTAACAATTGGTGGGCTAATGACAGATGCAACAGCACATGATGCCAAAATGCAATTAGCGAGTCTACACACTGCACTAAATGAGCTAAATCCTAATTTAGATTTTCATTTTCTTTTAACGTTTTCATTTGTGGCATTGCCTGTTATCCCATCTTTAAAATTAACGGATTCAGGACTATTTGATGTCACAACATTCCAACATATTTCGGTAGAAGCATAA
- a CDS encoding YjjG family noncanonical pyrimidine nucleotidase, which yields MSKYEILLFDVDDTLLDFNLAEDAALNRLFEQEKIATTPTMITRYKEINESMWRAFERGEVTKTSLHNTRFSIALKEFGIEVDGEYVETVFQKYLQEAHHYVDGAYELIAQLADSYDLYVVSNGLTKTQNKRLADADLAKYFKGIFISEQTGYQKPMPAFFDYVFDRIDGLNKDKTLIVGDSLTSDVKGGLLAGIDTCWFNIRDMQNTTDIKPHYEIKKLHELHMLLNK from the coding sequence TTGAGTAAGTATGAAATACTATTATTTGATGTAGATGACACTTTATTAGATTTTAATTTAGCTGAAGATGCAGCACTAAACCGTTTATTTGAACAAGAAAAAATTGCGACTACACCGACTATGATTACCCGCTATAAAGAAATTAATGAGTCAATGTGGCGTGCTTTTGAGCGAGGCGAAGTAACGAAAACTTCTCTACATAATACTCGATTTTCAATCGCGTTAAAGGAATTTGGCATAGAGGTAGACGGCGAGTATGTTGAAACTGTTTTCCAAAAGTATTTGCAGGAAGCACATCATTACGTAGATGGGGCATATGAGCTGATTGCACAACTTGCAGACAGTTACGATTTATACGTCGTTTCAAATGGTTTGACAAAAACACAAAATAAACGATTAGCAGATGCAGATTTAGCAAAATATTTTAAAGGTATTTTTATTTCAGAGCAAACGGGCTATCAGAAACCGATGCCAGCATTTTTTGATTATGTTTTTGACCGTATTGACGGATTAAATAAAGATAAGACTTTAATTGTGGGAGATTCACTAACATCTGATGTGAAAGGCGGTTTACTAGCAGGGATTGATACGTGCTGGTTTAACATTCGCGATATGCAAAACACAACTGATATAAAGCCTCATTATGAAATTAAAAAATTACATGAGTTGCATATGTTATTAAATAAATGA
- a CDS encoding pyridoxamine 5'-phosphate oxidase family protein, with protein sequence MTSVRDEILEVLNREKIGTMATVENGKPYSRYMTFQNEDFVLYTVTNKHSEKIDELLKNPYTHILYGYDNGGFGDSFVEIEGKLTEIEEEGLKNKLAEFFTGIFIGNKDEMVTLKIEPIRMRLMNKKGEPPKELEFTNDHL encoded by the coding sequence ATGACTTCAGTACGTGATGAAATTTTAGAAGTATTAAATCGAGAAAAAATAGGAACGATGGCAACCGTTGAAAATGGCAAGCCATATTCACGTTATATGACATTTCAAAATGAAGACTTCGTATTATATACAGTGACAAATAAGCACTCTGAGAAAATCGATGAGCTATTGAAAAATCCTTATACACATATTTTATATGGCTACGATAATGGAGGCTTTGGTGATTCGTTTGTAGAAATTGAAGGGAAGCTTACAGAAATTGAAGAGGAAGGCTTGAAAAATAAATTAGCAGAATTTTTTACAGGTATTTTCATTGGCAACAAAGATGAAATGGTGACACTTAAAATTGAGCCTATTCGTATGCGATTGATGAACAAAAAAGGTGAGCCACCTAAAGAGTTAGAATTTACAAACGACCATTTATAA
- a CDS encoding YczE/YyaS/YitT family protein codes for MKQAFFTRCLFFIAGILVLSFGITLTIKGQFFGVGSWDVLHIGLAKTFGLTIGTWSILIGLAILAFDMLVTKKFPLPGTFIDMFLAGIFIDIFNFWLPDIEGFWMQLLAYLTGLLLLGWGCGMYMVANLGIGPRDTLMLLMVHKLGWSVTRARTLMEVTVAIIGFLLGGPIGVGTVLMAFGLGPIVQLALTYNEKLFTKWTGVKSVVV; via the coding sequence ATGAAACAAGCTTTTTTTACACGATGTCTATTTTTCATTGCTGGCATCTTAGTTCTATCCTTTGGCATAACTTTAACTATTAAAGGACAATTTTTTGGCGTTGGTTCATGGGATGTTTTACATATAGGGTTAGCCAAAACATTTGGTCTTACAATTGGCACTTGGTCTATACTAATTGGTTTAGCCATTTTAGCATTTGATATGCTAGTGACAAAGAAATTTCCTTTACCAGGTACATTTATAGATATGTTTTTAGCTGGCATTTTTATTGATATTTTCAACTTTTGGCTCCCAGATATTGAGGGCTTTTGGATGCAGCTACTTGCCTACTTAACTGGATTGCTTTTACTTGGTTGGGGCTGTGGCATGTATATGGTAGCGAATTTAGGCATTGGCCCACGAGATACATTAATGCTCTTGATGGTTCATAAGCTAGGCTGGAGTGTTACACGTGCTCGTACGTTAATGGAAGTAACAGTTGCTATTATTGGCTTTTTACTTGGTGGTCCAATTGGAGTAGGAACAGTGCTAATGGCTTTCGGCCTTGGCCCAATTGTACAATTAGCATTAACTTACAATGAGAAATTATTTACAAAATGGACTGGTGTTAAGAGCGTTGTCGTTTAA
- a CDS encoding metal ABC transporter permease, whose product MLSGNLLWVLLGTMLLGIAAGITGTFSFLQKQSLVGDAAAHAALPGIAIAFLLTGQKDLPILILGAAITSALSVYCIQWIVSFSKMKADAAIGLVLTVFFGVGVVFLTIVNHSPLGNQSGLNDFIFGKAATMTKVDLTWLFISATIIILVSLLFYKEWKLLIFDPVYAKGIGLPVEALKAVLTILIVLTIVTGIQSVGVILMSALLIIPAVSARLWTTKLSSMIVLSATIGGISGLVGTFISSLRTGLSTGPIIVLVAASIFFISYLISPAGQINKFLRKKQFRKQGEVG is encoded by the coding sequence ATGTTAAGCGGTAACTTACTTTGGGTGTTGCTCGGTACGATGCTACTTGGCATTGCGGCTGGAATAACGGGGACCTTTTCCTTTCTTCAAAAACAGAGTTTAGTTGGGGATGCTGCAGCACATGCAGCGTTGCCTGGTATTGCTATAGCATTTTTATTAACGGGCCAAAAAGATTTACCAATCTTAATTTTAGGGGCTGCAATTACGTCAGCATTATCCGTATATTGTATTCAATGGATTGTTTCATTTTCTAAAATGAAAGCAGATGCTGCTATTGGTTTAGTATTGACCGTATTTTTTGGGGTAGGGGTCGTATTTTTGACAATTGTGAATCATAGTCCGCTAGGAAATCAAAGCGGACTCAATGATTTTATTTTCGGCAAAGCTGCAACAATGACAAAAGTTGATTTAACATGGTTATTTATTAGTGCAACAATCATCATTTTAGTTAGTCTATTATTTTATAAGGAATGGAAGCTTTTAATCTTTGATCCTGTTTATGCAAAGGGCATTGGCTTGCCGGTTGAAGCGTTAAAAGCTGTATTGACGATATTGATTGTTTTGACAATTGTAACAGGTATCCAATCCGTTGGTGTTATTTTAATGTCGGCACTGTTAATCATTCCTGCTGTAAGTGCTAGGCTATGGACGACAAAATTAAGTTCCATGATTGTACTGAGTGCTACGATTGGTGGCATATCAGGTTTAGTCGGAACCTTTATTAGTTCACTGCGAACGGGATTATCAACAGGACCTATTATCGTATTAGTAGCAGCTAGCATTTTCTTTATCTCTTATTTAATAAGTCCAGCAGGGCAAATTAATAAGTTTCTCAGAAAAAAACAGTTTCGAAAGCAAGGTGAGGTAGGGTGA
- a CDS encoding S-layer homology domain-containing protein, which produces MKQLLSIVLLSLLIVAGNLKVEAAGFTDVTEDHFAYEAVMWAEEYDIIDGYADGTFKPNATITEQQFAKLLANYYELETPFDELKKQTPAANWSDEYYNRLASYGVPLNGYFHNNIRATAIKRGVVAQAITHLAEGKRGLNESIQFLLDSYISTGQNEQYENRDLQKFFGVANNMTRAQVVTLLHRMDSRNFYTISEDAQNIYDNPSNASLNSRAINGQHQLDKTMQQVPPSNSAWEGTYTYYYKWGKGANEFNRRDAIISNVTSKTFNISLTASDGQQLGSVDGTATITSNTKAVMNRSENGNRCVLEFEQLKNALKIIEVDCSSERNEGTNFSGTLKKQ; this is translated from the coding sequence ATGAAACAATTATTGAGTATAGTATTGCTTTCATTACTTATCGTTGCTGGTAACCTCAAAGTAGAGGCAGCTGGTTTTACAGATGTGACCGAAGACCATTTTGCTTATGAGGCCGTCATGTGGGCAGAGGAATATGACATTATTGATGGCTATGCTGACGGCACGTTCAAGCCGAATGCGACCATTACCGAGCAACAATTTGCAAAGTTACTTGCAAATTATTATGAACTAGAAACTCCATTTGATGAGTTGAAAAAGCAAACCCCTGCAGCGAATTGGTCAGATGAGTATTATAACCGCCTTGCAAGTTATGGTGTACCTCTTAACGGCTACTTTCATAACAATATCCGAGCAACTGCTATAAAACGTGGGGTTGTTGCACAGGCTATCACTCACCTAGCCGAGGGTAAACGTGGTCTCAATGAATCCATTCAATTTTTACTCGATTCCTATATTTCCACTGGTCAGAACGAGCAATATGAAAATCGTGATTTGCAAAAGTTTTTCGGCGTTGCAAACAATATGACACGTGCACAAGTCGTCACATTACTCCATCGCATGGATTCGAGAAATTTTTATACTATTTCTGAAGATGCACAAAACATTTATGATAATCCGAGCAATGCTTCCTTAAATTCACGAGCGATCAATGGACAACATCAGCTAGATAAAACGATGCAGCAAGTGCCTCCTTCAAATAGTGCGTGGGAAGGGACTTATACGTACTACTATAAATGGGGCAAAGGGGCGAATGAGTTTAATCGACGCGACGCCATTATTTCTAATGTCACAAGCAAAACGTTTAACATTTCTTTAACAGCAAGTGATGGTCAACAGTTAGGTAGTGTAGATGGGACAGCTACCATTACATCTAACACTAAGGCTGTAATGAACAGATCTGAAAATGGAAACCGCTGTGTTCTGGAATTCGAGCAACTTAAAAATGCGCTAAAAATAATCGAGGTTGATTGCAGTTCAGAGCGCAATGAAGGTACGAATTTTTCAGGCACATTAAAAAAACAATAA
- a CDS encoding 50S ribosomal protein L25/general stress protein Ctc produces MSTILNATKRHKGQRSTLTKLRQSGAIPGVVYGYQMEPTSISLDARTFAKVLSEIGSKSVFQLDVEGKKVNAVLTEVQRCALKGFVKHVDFKSINMSEELEVDIPVTVVGDAIGVKDGGFLLQPNREIRIKVKPSEIPETVEVDVTNVAIGTSLYVGDIRQNIHFEILNEDDYTLVTITPPAAENVQEEETVDGTPEVIEATGQNTAEPRE; encoded by the coding sequence ATGAGTACTATATTAAATGCTACAAAACGTCATAAAGGACAACGCTCAACATTAACAAAACTAAGACAAAGTGGTGCCATTCCTGGCGTTGTTTACGGTTATCAAATGGAGCCCACTTCGATATCACTTGATGCCAGAACATTTGCTAAAGTTTTAAGCGAAATTGGTAGTAAAAGTGTATTTCAATTAGATGTCGAAGGAAAAAAAGTAAATGCAGTATTAACAGAAGTACAACGTTGTGCGTTAAAAGGTTTTGTAAAGCATGTAGACTTTAAATCAATCAATATGTCAGAAGAGCTAGAAGTCGATATCCCTGTTACCGTAGTAGGTGATGCTATCGGTGTTAAAGATGGAGGTTTCTTGTTACAACCAAATCGTGAAATTCGTATTAAAGTGAAACCTTCGGAAATACCAGAAACGGTAGAAGTCGACGTAACCAATGTTGCAATTGGTACCTCACTGTATGTTGGAGATATTCGTCAAAACATACACTTTGAAATTTTAAATGAAGACGACTATACATTAGTGACAATCACGCCTCCAGCAGCAGAAAATGTACAAGAAGAGGAAACAGTAGATGGCACACCTGAAGTAATAGAAGCGACAGGGCAAAATACAGCTGAACCGAGAGAATAA
- a CDS encoding metal ABC transporter ATP-binding protein: MNALTVENLSVAYDKKTVLENANVTVPTGRLSAIIGPNGAGKSTFLKAILNQLPNKVGKVEILGKNFDPKSLIVGYVPQRNAVDWDFPTNALDIVLMGRYGHTGLFKRPSKQDKLLANQALESVGMQDFAERSIGQLSGGQQQRVFLARALAQNADIYFLDEPFAGVDAATEKTIIDILKSLKAQGKSIFVVHHDLQTVKEYFDYTILLNKTILASGATEDVFTAEQLQKTYGGKLFMMQDTLGANSVC; the protein is encoded by the coding sequence ATGAATGCATTAACAGTTGAAAATTTATCGGTTGCTTATGATAAGAAAACAGTGTTGGAAAATGCCAACGTTACAGTGCCTACAGGCAGACTCTCGGCAATAATTGGTCCGAATGGAGCAGGCAAATCAACATTTTTAAAGGCAATTTTAAATCAATTACCAAATAAGGTTGGGAAAGTAGAAATACTAGGAAAGAACTTTGATCCAAAAAGTCTAATTGTTGGCTATGTACCACAACGCAATGCAGTCGATTGGGATTTCCCAACAAATGCCCTCGATATTGTGTTAATGGGGCGATACGGACATACAGGTTTATTTAAAAGGCCATCCAAACAGGATAAGCTGCTTGCTAATCAAGCTTTGGAAAGTGTAGGAATGCAAGATTTTGCAGAGCGTTCCATTGGTCAATTATCCGGTGGTCAACAACAGCGTGTGTTTTTAGCAAGGGCTCTAGCGCAAAATGCAGATATCTATTTTTTAGATGAACCATTTGCTGGTGTAGATGCCGCAACAGAAAAAACGATTATCGATATTTTAAAAAGCTTAAAGGCACAGGGGAAAAGTATTTTTGTTGTGCATCATGATTTACAAACAGTAAAAGAATATTTTGATTACACAATTTTATTAAATAAGACGATTTTAGCATCAGGTGCAACTGAAGATGTTTTTACTGCTGAACAATTACAAAAAACATACGGTGGTAAATTATTTATGATGCAAGACACGTTAGGAGCGAACAGCGTATGTTAA
- a CDS encoding 2,3-butanediol dehydrogenase yields MKAAVWHGVKDIRVEEVELRALREDEVKVKVAWAGICGSDLHEYQEGPVFIPVDAKADLTSEIAPLTMGHEFAGVIEEIGSKVTNFKVGDRVVINPTLTYRNKHEDIDRYDGFNFIGLHGNGGFAKYANVPETNIHRLADNLTLQDGALVEPMAVAVQAVKDAGVTLGDSVAVFGAGPIGLLTVIAAKASGASKVIVLDLSDNRLEKAKELGATHIINSGKEDPVQAVRAIVADGVDVSFEVAGVAPTFKQAIDVTKARGNMMIVSIFARPIEWNPIHLTNTGVNLLSSIVYTPTIFQRTIDAMGAGQLNPQGIITSQIKLDDIVDKGFEALTNDKTQSKILVELSGEK; encoded by the coding sequence ATGAAAGCAGCAGTTTGGCACGGCGTAAAAGATATTAGAGTAGAAGAGGTTGAATTACGAGCTTTAAGAGAAGATGAAGTGAAAGTAAAAGTAGCTTGGGCAGGTATTTGTGGAAGTGATTTACATGAATATCAAGAAGGTCCAGTATTCATACCGGTTGATGCAAAAGCTGATTTAACGAGTGAAATTGCTCCGCTAACAATGGGACATGAATTTGCTGGCGTAATCGAAGAAATTGGTTCTAAGGTTACAAATTTTAAAGTAGGAGACCGAGTAGTAATTAATCCTACTTTAACATATAGAAACAAACATGAAGATATCGATCGTTATGATGGATTTAATTTTATCGGATTACATGGAAACGGTGGGTTTGCAAAATATGCAAACGTGCCTGAAACAAATATACACCGTTTAGCTGATAATTTAACATTACAAGATGGTGCATTAGTAGAACCGATGGCGGTTGCTGTACAAGCTGTAAAAGATGCTGGCGTTACTTTAGGAGATTCAGTTGCAGTGTTTGGTGCTGGTCCAATTGGATTATTGACAGTCATTGCTGCTAAAGCATCTGGAGCAAGCAAAGTTATCGTATTAGATTTATCTGATAACCGATTAGAAAAAGCAAAAGAGTTAGGTGCAACACATATTATTAACTCAGGTAAAGAAGACCCTGTACAAGCTGTTCGAGCGATTGTAGCAGATGGGGTAGATGTTTCTTTTGAAGTTGCTGGAGTTGCTCCTACTTTTAAACAAGCTATTGATGTAACAAAAGCGCGTGGTAATATGATGATTGTTTCTATTTTTGCGAGACCAATCGAGTGGAATCCAATTCATCTTACAAACACTGGTGTGAATCTTCTTTCTTCAATTGTTTATACACCAACAATATTCCAAAGAACAATAGATGCAATGGGTGCTGGTCAGCTAAATCCACAAGGCATTATCACAAGCCAAATAAAATTAGATGATATCGTTGATAAAGGCTTTGAAGCGTTAACAAACGACAAAACTCAATCTAAAATATTAGTTGAGTTAAGTGGAGAAAAATAA
- a CDS encoding GntR family transcriptional regulator — protein MGFNENSISKKTIAEQIAEQLLFRIFSGQYEQGQRLIESEIAKELQVSHAPVREALYLLQKDGVVEKIQHKGVSVKIISDQELKDYLETLYYLLDLALKNCETKWTAEFQNELLLRFETMEQRKSVKNIYEYVVSFAHLLELFFDITGNIAMLRFFKETIFVTNVAAQTKWKMNLVESYHMSIHTFIKCIEISDFENARNAIKDVILWHHFN, from the coding sequence ATGGGGTTTAATGAAAATTCAATTTCGAAGAAAACGATAGCAGAACAAATAGCTGAGCAATTATTATTTCGCATATTTTCAGGTCAATATGAACAAGGACAGCGTTTGATAGAGTCGGAAATTGCAAAAGAGTTACAAGTAAGTCATGCACCTGTCCGAGAGGCTCTGTATCTTTTACAAAAAGATGGTGTAGTTGAAAAAATACAACATAAAGGTGTAAGTGTAAAAATTATTTCGGATCAGGAATTGAAGGATTATTTAGAGACCCTTTATTACCTGTTGGATCTTGCACTTAAAAATTGTGAAACAAAATGGACTGCCGAATTTCAAAATGAACTTTTACTTCGTTTTGAAACGATGGAACAACGAAAGTCCGTAAAAAATATTTACGAATATGTTGTATCGTTTGCCCACCTGTTAGAATTGTTTTTCGATATTACTGGAAATATTGCGATGCTACGTTTCTTTAAAGAAACCATATTTGTTACAAATGTAGCTGCACAAACAAAATGGAAAATGAATCTCGTTGAATCCTATCATATGTCCATTCATACGTTTATCAAGTGTATAGAAATATCGGATTTTGAAAATGCCCGAAATGCTATTAAAGATGTTATTTTATGGCATCATTTTAATTAA
- a CDS encoding S-layer homology domain-containing protein: protein MKRIFQTTTILVLLGASIAFPIEASAYEEPTHYVHTKTENMTIYSAYGATISAAEKNGVYSIKANIVNNRQPLEVVIFKNGQSGVLQQVLKKGMEPVAYRDEGDRVVAIIHNNAELKFVQPEQLYFRDLAKTSTSSYIQTLAERGIIRGRTPDNFGVNDSLTRAQFSALLVRAFSFQQEPTKQFTDINLKTSWYGGHVGALHSLGIIHGKTPTTFEPNGKITRQQAILMLGRTLDAVDFVLEDKDDTTILPFEDSYTFQGELLRHTQTLYTIGALDDNANLNPNQYITRGQFAKMLAVTLQAAGRL from the coding sequence ATGAAAAGAATATTTCAAACAACGACTATCCTCGTATTGCTGGGGGCATCAATCGCTTTCCCGATAGAAGCTTCCGCCTATGAAGAACCGACGCACTACGTACATACGAAAACAGAAAATATGACAATCTATTCCGCCTATGGTGCTACAATTTCTGCAGCTGAAAAAAATGGAGTCTATAGCATTAAAGCGAATATCGTCAATAACCGTCAACCGCTTGAAGTTGTCATTTTTAAAAATGGACAATCCGGTGTGCTACAGCAAGTATTGAAAAAAGGAATGGAACCCGTTGCCTATCGAGATGAAGGAGATCGTGTGGTTGCGATAATTCACAACAATGCAGAGTTGAAGTTTGTGCAACCTGAGCAACTCTATTTCCGAGATTTAGCAAAGACATCAACTAGCTCCTACATTCAAACTTTGGCAGAGCGAGGAATTATTCGTGGGCGTACACCAGATAATTTCGGTGTAAATGATTCTTTAACACGTGCACAGTTTAGTGCTTTGCTCGTCCGTGCATTTAGCTTTCAGCAGGAGCCAACGAAACAGTTTACAGACATAAATCTAAAAACATCGTGGTACGGTGGTCATGTAGGTGCTTTACATTCATTAGGCATTATTCATGGCAAAACGCCAACTACTTTTGAACCGAATGGCAAAATTACACGTCAGCAGGCGATATTGATGCTAGGACGCACATTGGATGCAGTTGATTTTGTGCTAGAAGATAAAGATGATACAACCATTTTACCTTTTGAAGATAGCTATACATTCCAAGGAGAGTTATTACGTCACACGCAGACACTATATACAATCGGTGCTTTAGATGACAATGCAAATTTAAACCCGAATCAGTATATTACACGAGGTCAATTCGCAAAAATGTTGGCTGTCACTTTGCAAGCAGCAGGCAGATTATAA